TCCACCGTCAGGGTCGCCGCATCGCCTGATCGGCCCCCACCGATTTGTCCGGCGCGGTCCCCGACCCACCGATCTGCTCACCCTGGATTGCTATGCCATATACCCTCTCAAGCCTGCTCGATCTTTATCGCGATCGCGGTCAAGCCCAGTACGGCAATGAAGCCGTTAGTCAGCTCGAACACGCCCTTCAGTGCGCCACTTTAGCCGCAGCGGCAGGACAATCGGCCGAGTTGATTGCCGCTTGCTTATTCCACGACTTGGGGCACCTGCTCCACCCCCTGGGCGACGCCCCCGGATTGCGCACCATTGACGATCGCCATGAATACCGAGCCATGCCGGTTTTAGAGCAGATGTTTCCCAGCACCGTTACTAGACCCATTCAGCTGCACGTCGCCGCCAAGCGGTACCTCTGCGCCGTCGATGCCGGTTACTGGGATGCCCTATCCGCCGCCTCAAAGCGGAGTCTGGAACTCCAGGGTGGCGTATTTTCACCAACTGCGGCGGCGGCTTTCATTCAACAACCCGACGCCAAACAGGCGGTGCAACTGCGGCGTTGGGATGATTTAGCCAAAGTGCAGGGGCTAGAGACGCCCGATTTAGACCATTTCTTACCCATGCTGCAACAGGTCCATCGAGCGCCCTCCGAACCCCTCGGCTAAGGGGGCCGCTCAGCCCCAGTCGCCCAGTCTTGCCCCCATTCGTTGTTGTGTAGATGGTCAAAAATATGGAAAGCACTCATGTTCAGCCTCGGTTTGCCATGCTGCCGGATATGGCGCTGCAGCCTCGGGGCGTCGTCTCAGAACAGTATTTGCAGCGGGGACTGACAACCTTCCGCGCCGCTTGCGCCTGGACGCAGGACTTACCCTACGGTGCCAACTCCAATAACGAGGATTCTTTGATTCTGTTTGAGGAAGGTTACGGCACTTGCACCACCAAACATGGCGCGATCGCCCGCCTCGCTGAGGAACATCACCTGCCAGTTCATAAAAATCTGGGATTCTACCGACTGAACGATGAAATTGTCACCGGAGTCAATGCGTTGCTCGCCCCCTATCAGCTGGAGTTTATTCCCCAAATTCATTGCTTCCTGGTTTACGAAAATCATCGCATCGACCTGACTGAGGGCAACTGCAATGGCAAAAACAAAACCATTGCCGACTATGACTTTGTCGTACCAGTCGCCCCTGACCTGACCCACGAACAGCATCACGCTTACTATTTGGAGTATCTGCGACAGTATGCAGCGCTTGCGCCTGCGCTGGCGGCCCTCAGCGAGGAAACCGTGATGGACATATTAGCGGCGTGCGATCGCCAGCTCAAATATCAGTGTTCCATCATGCTGGATGCCGCCAACCCGCTGGTTCCAGCGACCCGCTGACTTGATTGTTGCGTCTGAGAGTTCACCATGAGTTTTGACCACAAACCGCGTATCCTGTTCCTCTACGGTTCTTTAAGAGAACGTTCCTACAGCCGTTTACTGGCCGAAGAAGCCGCCCGCATCATCGAAGACTTTGGCGCTGAGGTGCAATTCTTTGACCCCAGAGGTTTGCCATTGCACGGGGCTGAGCCTGACACCCATCCCAAAGTTCAGGAACTGCGAGAGTTATCCCTATGGTCGGAAGGCCAGGTGTGGTCTAGTCCAGAGATGCATGGCAACATTTCGGGACTGATGAAAACCCAGATTGATTGGATCCCGCTCAGCATCGGAGCGATTCGGCCAACCCAGGGCCGCACCCTGGCGGTCATGCAGGTCTCCGGCGGCTCCCAATCCTTCAACGCGGTCAATACCATGCGCTTGCTGGGACGCTGGATGCGCATGTTCACCATTCCCAATCAGTCTTCCGTAGCCAAGGCGTATCAAGAGTTCAATGAAGACGGCACCATGAAGGAATCAGCCTATCGCGATCGCGTAGTGGACGTGATGGAGGAGCTTTATCGCTTTACCCTGCTGCTACGAGACCAGGTGGATGACCTGACCGATCGCTACAGCGAACGTAAGGCCGCAGCGGCTAAACAGATTGAGCAAGCTGCTCAGAAAGCAGTGCAGTAATCCCAAAGCCGTACTCTACATATCAGGGGCATGGCATCTTCTCCGGTAATTCCCCCAGCTGACTCGGTAATCGAATGTACGAAGCTCATTCAATATTGAACGGGCCTTACAGGATTCGAACCTGTGACCGACCGCTTAGAAGGCGGTTGCTCTATCCTCTGAGCTAAAGGCCCTAGTCGAGAGTTGCATCTTACTAGAGAACTCCACTCCATTATCTATTCTCCTGACAAATCAGCAACCACCTCAGCCGTCATCACTTGTTGATCGGGAAGGCCGATTTGTCATGCTTTCCAGGCTTACAATTCCAGCGGCAAAAACGTCTGAAAGCATTGTCAACACTGGTTTAGCACATGTGCTGCAGGATTGACCAAACGCCCCATGTCCTGAGAGGGCAAATGGTCGGCCCAATCAGCGAATATCATATGATGCAAAGTTTCCAGTATTCATGCTGGTGAACCGACGGGATGGGCTAATGTAAGGTATCAATAACGTAGGGTTGAGAGGCCCTACGCTCTCTTAATTGAGAGGGTTGCCTGTCCGATCAGAATGAGCTATCAGGCGCGATCGCACCTATAGTTTTCTGAGCTTGACTCCACAGACACGAATCGCTGCATCATGTTCATTCTTAAGCGTCAGGATGTTGATATTAAAAATGTTCAGCATCCCAGTAAGGAACAGCCAATCCCAATCTTGTACTATCAGGGGCAGACTTTTCGGCTGCTGAGTGTTTTTGCGGCAGCGCAAGAAGAAGAAGCCATGGCGCTCTGGCGCGACCTGACTGACAACCGGGGCAAGGCCTGCGTGCTGTTAGAAGAGACCGAACGCTTTAGCATTTGGGGCAAGATTCGGCTGGATGCGTTAGACCAAGACAGCAGCCAAGGCAGTGGCCAACCAGCCGCCCAAGCGTTGATTCAAGGCTGCCTCTTAATTTTGCAGGCTTTATTTATTGATATTGAAGATTTGCTGGGAGCCAAGCAGGCTAACTTGTTTGAGAGCGAGATCTCGAGCGCTCTGATGCAGTGGCGGTTTCCGCAAGTCAATTCAGAAAAGGCCATTAAAAGTCTGTTGACGATGGATCCGCTGGCGACTCAGGTGCCCCCTTGGGAAGAGCACCACTTGCAGCGACTTTTAGAAGAAATGCATCGGTTGGGCAAGGATGCCTTTGGCAATGCCAACTTTACGGAGCGATCGCTCGATGCCATCGAAGATCTCTCGAATAATGAACAAAAACAGTTCATGAGTTGGCTCTCGATGTCGCCTTCTGGCAAGTTGTGGCAATAAGGAAGCAAACGGCTTGACATCAGCTCATGCTGCAAACTAGCCGAGTTTGATGCCCCCTGCCTTACGTATTGCTAACCCTGGATAGATTTAATGCGTCAGTTTAGCGATATTGCGGTAAAACAAGACCTACTGGGTTATTCTGCTGTGATTTGAGCGCCTCAAAAGCGACCTCAACGGGTTGAACTTTCCCAAACTTGTTGTGTGCTCTGAGGAGAGTATTCCATTGAGCAAGCAGTCTTCCTCCTCTTCTTCGCTGTTGTCAAACAATGCCCTGATCACCCTTTCGATCATTTGGGCATTGCTGGCAATTTTCATTTTTCTGTTTTTCAGCGTGCTGCCAGAAGGGGCCGACACGCGGCCAAACTGGTATCTCAACACCATTACCATTATTGAAACTGGCGCGTTTCTCTTTGCGAGTTTTTTGTGCTTTCGTAATTGGCAAAGTAGTCAAATCGTCAGTGGACGAGGCGTCTGGCTATCGATTGGAATTGGCTTGCTACTGTATGCCGGTGGCAATATCTTCTTTTATCTGTGGAATAACGTTTTTGGTCTAGATCCGTCGGTGTCCTTTGGCGACTTCTTTTATCTGTCGTCCTATGTCTTTTTGGCTGTGGGGATGTTTAAGGCGGTGTTGCCCCGTCGCCTCAACCTGGATCCCAAGCAATGGGCAATCGTGGTTATCGTGGCCGTCTTGGGTGCAGCGCTGGCGATTTTCCCCCAATTTGGCGGCGATGAGGCCGCGATCGCTCCCCCGATGCCGCCATCGGTGTCTGCTCGGGTCACGCTGGCGTCTCCGGCTTGGGCGCAAGACCCGCCGCCTGCTGAGCCTGCTCCTGCGGAACCCGTCCCCGCTGAATCGGCCCCCGCTGAACCGACGCCTACTGAACCCGTTCCGGTGGAAGTTGACGAAGCACCGCCATCGACAGCGCCGGGGTGGGCGGTGAGCATTGACAACCTCCTCGATCCGTTTGTGGATATTGTGGGCTATCTCTACATTTTCGGCGACTGGTTATTGTTGGTCGTGGCCACGACGTTGCTCGTTGCTTTTTGGGGCGGTCGCTTTTCGCAGTCGTGGAAATTGATCGCGATCGCGGCCTTCTGCCTCTACATCGCCGATATGTTTTTCGCCTACCAAGACAACTATATCGAAGGTGCGGTGTGGGAAGTCTTTTGGACGTTCTCCGCGCTGTTCTTTGGGCTGGGGGCCGTGGTAGAAAATGCGATCTCAAGTCGTTCGCGGCGCGGTGCTCGCCGCCGTCGAGTACAGTCCTGAAACCTGTCAGACTCCGTTGCGCTGTCTGCCTTGTTGACTCTCCAAAACTCGCGATCGCGCCTACCAATCCAAGCGGGCGATCGCGAGTTTTGATTTTTCTGGCTGTGTGGCAGCAGCGATGGGGGAAATCAAGCGATCGTGATTTCCTCCGACAAATACACGTCTTGAATCAGGTGAAAGAGCTTAACCCCTTCGGCAAAGTCGCGCTGAAAGGTTTTGCGACCGGAAATGAGGCCACAGCCCCCCGCCCGCTTGTTAATGACCGCCGTGCGTATCGCTGCCGCAAAATCATTTTTGCCTGAGGCTCCGCCAGAGTTGATGAGTCCGGCTCGGCCCGCATAGCAATTCAGCACTTGATAACGGGTTAAGTCGATGGGATGGTCGCTGGTCAGGTCGGAATAAACCCGGTCATCCGTGCGGCCAAACTTTTGCCCAGTGGCTTGGGCCACGGCTCGATAGCCGCCGTTATTTTCCGGCAGCTTTTGCTTGATGATGTCGGCTCCAATGGTGGTGCCCAGGTGGTTGGCCTGTCCCGTCAAATCAGCTGATAGGTGATAATCCTGATCTTGCTTGAAGGCACTGTTGCGTAGGTAACACCACAGAATCGTCGCCATTCCCAGTTCGTGGGCGCGGGCAAAAGCTGCTCGCACTTCTTGGAGCTGTCGGGTGGCCTGCTCGGATCCGAAGTAAATCGTCGCCCCCACGGCCACGGCTCCCAAGTTCCAAGCTTGCTCGACCGAGGCATACATGACCTGATCATTGGTGTTGGGAAAGGTCAAAAGTTCGCTGTGATTGAGCTTGGCGATAAAGGGGATGCGGTGGGCGTATTGACGTGACACACTGCCCAAGACGCCTACCGTGGTGGCAACGGCATTACAGCCTCCAGCGATCGCCAACTCGATAATATTTTCGGGATCAAAGTAAATGGGATTGGGCGCAAA
Above is a genomic segment from Leptolyngbya iicbica LK containing:
- a CDS encoding phosphonate degradation HD-domain oxygenase encodes the protein MPYTLSSLLDLYRDRGQAQYGNEAVSQLEHALQCATLAAAAGQSAELIAACLFHDLGHLLHPLGDAPGLRTIDDRHEYRAMPVLEQMFPSTVTRPIQLHVAAKRYLCAVDAGYWDALSAASKRSLELQGGVFSPTAAAAFIQQPDAKQAVQLRRWDDLAKVQGLETPDLDHFLPMLQQVHRAPSEPLG
- the arsH gene encoding arsenical resistance protein ArsH, with product MSFDHKPRILFLYGSLRERSYSRLLAEEAARIIEDFGAEVQFFDPRGLPLHGAEPDTHPKVQELRELSLWSEGQVWSSPEMHGNISGLMKTQIDWIPLSIGAIRPTQGRTLAVMQVSGGSQSFNAVNTMRLLGRWMRMFTIPNQSSVAKAYQEFNEDGTMKESAYRDRVVDVMEELYRFTLLLRDQVDDLTDRYSERKAAAAKQIEQAAQKAVQ
- a CDS encoding Npun_F0813 family protein; this encodes MFILKRQDVDIKNVQHPSKEQPIPILYYQGQTFRLLSVFAAAQEEEAMALWRDLTDNRGKACVLLEETERFSIWGKIRLDALDQDSSQGSGQPAAQALIQGCLLILQALFIDIEDLLGAKQANLFESEISSALMQWRFPQVNSEKAIKSLLTMDPLATQVPPWEEHHLQRLLEEMHRLGKDAFGNANFTERSLDAIEDLSNNEQKQFMSWLSMSPSGKLWQ
- a CDS encoding class I fructose-bisphosphate aldolase, with the protein product MVATPVAHTIGDYLGDEADDLLNHTAKVSKALLHLPGSDWVSRIFAQSDRNPQVLRSLQQLYGSGRLANTGYLSILPVDQGIEHSAAASFAPNPIYFDPENIIELAIAGGCNAVATTVGVLGSVSRQYAHRIPFIAKLNHSELLTFPNTNDQVMYASVEQAWNLGAVAVGATIYFGSEQATRQLQEVRAAFARAHELGMATILWCYLRNSAFKQDQDYHLSADLTGQANHLGTTIGADIIKQKLPENNGGYRAVAQATGQKFGRTDDRVYSDLTSDHPIDLTRYQVLNCYAGRAGLINSGGASGKNDFAAAIRTAVINKRAGGCGLISGRKTFQRDFAEGVKLFHLIQDVYLSEEITIA